A portion of the uncultured Draconibacterium sp. genome contains these proteins:
- the deoC gene encoding deoxyribose-phosphate aldolase: MTSVQELAKMIDHSILHPTMTDNDLKRECAVAAQYNVASVCVKPYAVKQARQLLENTDVYVGCVIGFPAGNSAIEVKVFEAETACNDGAVEVDMVINIGKALQGDWEYIELEISSVTNVCHKNGAIVKVIFETDYVADKVDIKKLCEICTKVGADYVKTSSGFGFVKGADGRYSYMGATIENLKLMRENSGPNVKIKAAGGVRTLDGLLAVREVGCTRCGATATVAILEEAKKRFGE, encoded by the coding sequence ATGACTAGTGTTCAAGAGCTTGCAAAAATGATTGATCATTCGATCCTTCATCCAACAATGACAGATAACGATTTGAAACGCGAATGTGCTGTTGCAGCCCAATATAATGTGGCATCGGTTTGTGTAAAACCTTATGCAGTAAAACAGGCCCGGCAGCTATTAGAAAATACCGACGTGTATGTTGGTTGTGTTATTGGTTTTCCGGCCGGAAATTCTGCAATTGAGGTAAAAGTTTTTGAAGCGGAAACAGCCTGCAATGACGGGGCTGTTGAAGTTGATATGGTTATTAATATTGGCAAGGCCTTACAAGGCGATTGGGAGTATATTGAATTGGAAATTAGTTCGGTTACTAATGTGTGTCATAAAAACGGAGCAATAGTAAAAGTAATTTTTGAAACTGATTATGTTGCTGATAAAGTCGATATTAAAAAGCTTTGTGAGATTTGTACAAAAGTGGGCGCCGATTATGTGAAGACATCATCAGGTTTTGGCTTTGTAAAAGGTGCCGATGGAAGATACTCGTATATGGGAGCTACCATAGAAAATCTGAAATTAATGCGCGAAAACAGCGGGCCAAACGTAAAAATAAAAGCTGCTGGAGGTGTGCGTACGCTTGACGGGTTGTTGGCCGTTCGTGAAGTAGGTTGCACACGTTGTGGAGCTACAGCAACAGTGGCCATTCTTGAAGAAGCGAAAAAAAGATTTGGGGAATAA
- a CDS encoding lipid-A-disaccharide synthase N-terminal domain-containing protein produces the protein MESILIIGLGFFAQGLFFIRTIAQWFKSEKEGEVISPVIYWQISLVASIMMLTYGILRHDFAIVMGQSLVYGIYIRNLQLKNVWTKMHWAIKILALAIPVTYWVWLLTSGSFANILHNEDVSLFWMIWGTTAQVVFISRFFYQWIHSENKKESYFPLGFWIISTCGSLMIFTYSIIRLDPVLFAAHSLGLFTYMRNIALHYGKSSLFDRLNKIPLLSKVIGKVSDKIK, from the coding sequence ATGGAAAGCATTCTGATTATAGGACTTGGATTTTTTGCCCAGGGATTGTTCTTTATCCGCACCATAGCGCAATGGTTTAAATCGGAGAAAGAAGGAGAAGTAATATCTCCGGTAATTTACTGGCAAATAAGCCTTGTAGCTTCAATTATGATGCTTACTTACGGAATTCTGCGCCACGACTTTGCCATTGTTATGGGTCAATCGTTGGTGTACGGAATTTACATTCGCAACCTGCAGCTAAAAAATGTATGGACAAAAATGCACTGGGCCATAAAAATTCTGGCACTGGCCATTCCGGTTACTTACTGGGTTTGGCTACTTACATCAGGCAGTTTTGCTAACATATTGCACAACGAAGACGTATCGCTTTTCTGGATGATATGGGGAACCACAGCGCAAGTGGTATTTATCTCACGTTTTTTCTACCAGTGGATTCATTCCGAAAATAAAAAGGAATCATACTTTCCGTTGGGATTCTGGATTATCAGTACGTGTGGCTCGTTAATGATTTTTACTTATTCGATCATTCGCCTCGACCCGGTTCTTTTTGCAGCCCACAGTTTAGGACTGTTTACCTATATGCGAAATATTGCTTTGCACTATGGCAAAAGCAGTTTATTCGACAGGCTGAATAAAATTCCTTTGCTGAGTAAGGTTATCGGTAAGGTTTCGGATAAAATAAAGTAG
- a CDS encoding phosphoribosylglycinamide formyltransferase, translating into MEQNRIAVFASGSGTNAENLFKYFLGNEKIKIDSLWANKSDAYALVRAKNYGVESFVFDRNQFYNTNEIVETLRNRKVNVIVLAGFLWLIPDNLVENFTIINIHPALLPKYGGKGMYGMNVHKAVVENKETHSGITIHYVNENYDEGKIIFQAKCEVLPGDTPEQVAEKVHELEYKHFPSVIENSISNNS; encoded by the coding sequence ATGGAACAAAACAGGATTGCAGTTTTTGCTTCGGGATCGGGAACCAATGCCGAGAATTTATTTAAGTATTTTCTTGGTAATGAAAAAATTAAGATTGATTCGCTGTGGGCAAACAAATCTGACGCTTATGCATTGGTTAGAGCAAAAAATTACGGGGTAGAATCCTTCGTATTTGATCGCAATCAATTCTACAATACCAACGAAATTGTTGAAACATTAAGAAATCGTAAAGTGAATGTTATCGTGCTTGCAGGATTTTTGTGGTTAATACCCGACAACCTCGTCGAAAACTTCACCATTATTAACATACATCCGGCATTGCTGCCCAAATACGGAGGTAAAGGAATGTATGGAATGAATGTACACAAAGCCGTAGTGGAGAACAAAGAAACGCACTCTGGTATTACCATTCACTACGTAAATGAGAATTACGATGAGGGAAAAATCATTTTTCAGGCCAAGTGCGAAGTGTTGCCTGGCGATACTCCTGAGCAAGTGGCCGAAAAAGTACACGAGCTGGAATACAAACATTTTCCTTCGGTAATTGAAAATAGTATAAGCAACAACAGCTAA
- the fabF gene encoding beta-ketoacyl-ACP synthase II, with the protein MELKRVVITGVGTVNPLGNSVEEYWENLKNGVSGAGPITHFDASLHTTKFACEVKDFDPLLYMEKKELRKYDLYTQYAFATAAQAVEDSSLDLEKVDGDRVGVIWGAGIGGLDTFHQESRAYKEERPRFSPFFIPKMIANIAGGLVSIKYGFRGPNYTTVSACASASHAMIDAFNMIRMGKADMMLTGGSEAGVNEAGIAGFNSMRAISTRNDDPKTASRPFDKDRDGFVMGEGSAAFIFEEYEHAKARGAKIYAEVAGGGMSADAFHMTAPDPEGKGANLVMKWALEDAGIKPEDVDYINVHGTSTPLGDIAEPKAILKTFGEHAYNLSISSTKSMTGHLLGAAGAVEGLASVLAMLNGIVPPTINHVTPDPEIDEKLDFTFNKAKEREINVAISNTFGFGGHNATVVFKKL; encoded by the coding sequence ATGGAATTAAAACGGGTAGTAATAACCGGTGTTGGTACCGTTAATCCTTTAGGGAATTCCGTTGAAGAGTACTGGGAGAATCTTAAAAACGGTGTAAGCGGAGCTGGGCCTATAACTCACTTCGATGCATCGTTGCATACCACCAAGTTTGCTTGCGAGGTAAAAGATTTTGATCCTCTTCTGTACATGGAGAAAAAGGAACTCCGCAAATACGATCTGTATACACAGTATGCATTTGCAACCGCGGCCCAGGCTGTTGAAGACAGTAGCCTTGACCTGGAAAAAGTTGACGGCGACCGAGTAGGCGTTATTTGGGGTGCAGGAATTGGAGGCTTAGATACGTTCCATCAGGAATCTAGAGCTTACAAAGAGGAGCGTCCTCGTTTTTCTCCGTTTTTTATCCCTAAAATGATTGCAAACATTGCAGGTGGATTAGTCTCAATAAAATACGGATTCAGAGGCCCTAACTACACAACTGTTAGTGCCTGTGCATCAGCTTCTCACGCAATGATCGATGCTTTTAACATGATTCGCATGGGTAAAGCCGACATGATGCTTACAGGAGGTTCTGAAGCCGGAGTTAACGAAGCCGGTATTGCCGGATTTAACTCAATGAGAGCGATATCTACACGCAATGACGATCCAAAAACTGCTTCGCGCCCATTCGATAAAGACCGTGACGGTTTTGTAATGGGAGAAGGCTCGGCAGCGTTTATATTCGAAGAATACGAACACGCTAAAGCACGTGGAGCAAAAATTTATGCAGAAGTTGCAGGTGGCGGAATGTCGGCCGACGCTTTTCACATGACTGCTCCTGATCCGGAAGGAAAAGGCGCTAACTTAGTTATGAAATGGGCATTGGAAGATGCTGGAATAAAACCTGAAGACGTTGATTACATTAACGTTCATGGCACATCAACTCCGCTTGGCGACATTGCAGAACCTAAGGCTATTTTAAAAACATTTGGCGAACATGCTTATAACCTTAGCATCAGTTCAACCAAATCAATGACCGGTCACCTTCTTGGTGCCGCCGGTGCAGTTGAAGGCCTTGCCAGTGTTCTGGCCATGTTAAATGGTATTGTACCACCTACAATCAACCACGTTACACCAGACCCTGAGATTGACGAAAAATTGGATTTCACATTCAATAAAGCCAAAGAAAGGGAAATCAATGTGGCAATTAGCAACACATTTGGTTTTGGTGGGCATAACGCAACAGTAGTTTTCAAAAAACTATAG
- the rnc gene encoding ribonuclease III encodes MVRKIVQRVKLFSSDRKEFYLFLKDLLGFYPQNLRLYDLAFIHKSASMVDSQGNFVNNERLEYLGDAILGAIIADFLYNRFPQEDEGFLTKTRSKLVNRAILTQLTHEMGLHVFIDSNTTKNIDKSHIYGDALEALIGAIYLDKDYKAAKFFVTKKILPQFVDLNEIEQEDSNFKSQLIEWSQKNKREIEFETTEETDEKVKQPKFKAVVKIDNKKAGEGVGTSKKEAHQKAAHETLKKLDQL; translated from the coding sequence GTGGTAAGAAAAATAGTACAACGAGTAAAACTCTTTTCGTCTGATCGAAAAGAGTTTTATTTGTTTTTAAAAGATCTTTTAGGATTTTACCCCCAGAACTTACGTTTATACGATCTTGCCTTTATTCATAAGTCGGCCTCGATGGTCGATTCGCAGGGCAATTTTGTAAACAACGAACGTTTGGAGTACCTTGGCGATGCCATTCTTGGTGCCATTATTGCCGATTTTTTATACAACCGCTTTCCGCAGGAAGATGAGGGTTTTTTAACTAAAACCCGATCGAAACTGGTAAATCGCGCCATCCTTACGCAGTTAACGCACGAAATGGGACTGCATGTTTTTATCGATTCGAACACCACAAAAAACATCGATAAAAGCCACATTTACGGCGATGCACTTGAAGCTCTTATCGGTGCTATTTACCTGGACAAAGATTATAAAGCAGCTAAGTTTTTTGTAACCAAAAAAATCCTCCCACAATTTGTCGATCTAAACGAAATTGAACAGGAAGACTCGAACTTTAAAAGCCAGCTGATTGAGTGGAGCCAAAAAAACAAACGCGAAATAGAGTTTGAAACCACCGAAGAAACCGACGAAAAGGTTAAGCAGCCCAAGTTTAAAGCCGTTGTTAAAATCGATAATAAAAAAGCCGGCGAGGGTGTTGGAACTTCTAAAAAAGAAGCTCACCAGAAAGCAGCGCACGAAACATTAAAAAAGCTCGACCAGCTTTAA
- a CDS encoding putative molybdenum carrier protein, which translates to MTTNKIQIPCQKLISGGQSGVDRAVLDVCLNYSFPCGGWCPKNRKAEDGRIPEIYPLQETKESNYENRTRKNVTESDGTLIVISEKLEGGTLLTQQLALELKKPLRIVHPEDNPTHLIPWLIINNIKTLNVAGPRQSEWNNAYALTYRFISELVYKIKSSASYIQL; encoded by the coding sequence ATGACAACAAACAAAATACAAATACCATGCCAAAAGTTAATTTCCGGAGGACAATCCGGAGTTGACCGTGCCGTTTTAGATGTTTGTCTGAATTATTCTTTCCCATGTGGTGGTTGGTGCCCCAAAAACAGAAAAGCTGAAGATGGAAGAATCCCCGAAATTTATCCGTTACAAGAGACGAAAGAAAGCAACTACGAGAACAGAACCAGAAAAAATGTCACAGAATCTGACGGCACTTTAATTGTAATTTCCGAAAAATTGGAAGGAGGAACGCTGCTTACACAACAGTTAGCTTTAGAGCTGAAAAAGCCGCTGCGCATTGTACATCCAGAAGACAATCCAACCCACCTGATTCCATGGTTAATTATCAACAATATTAAAACCCTGAATGTAGCAGGTCCCCGTCAAAGCGAATGGAATAACGCCTACGCTCTCACCTATCGTTTTATAAGCGAACTTGTATATAAAATTAAATCTTCAGCATCATATATCCAGCTATAA
- a CDS encoding acyl carrier protein translates to MSDVAAKVKAIIVDKLGVDESEVTTEASFTNDLGADSLDTVELIMEFEKEFDLAIPDDEAEKISTVGEAVAHIEAAL, encoded by the coding sequence ATGTCTGACGTTGCAGCAAAAGTAAAAGCAATAATCGTTGATAAATTAGGTGTTGACGAGAGTGAAGTAACTACAGAAGCATCTTTCACTAACGACCTTGGTGCTGACTCACTTGACACAGTTGAATTAATCATGGAATTCGAGAAAGAATTTGATCTTGCTATTCCAGACGACGAGGCAGAAAAAATTTCTACAGTAGGTGAAGCTGTTGCTCATATCGAAGCAGCTCTTTAA
- a CDS encoding response regulator transcription factor, with protein sequence MEQKTKLLLAEDDENLGLLLKEYLVAKGYDAELYPDGEAAYKGFMKEHFDICVLDVMMPKKDGFTLAKDIRIINADIPIIFLTAKNMKDDVLEGFQLGADDYITKPFSMEELIMRLEAILRRTSQEGQANAQQVFTLGKFTFDTRKQTLSEGENTVKLTTKESDLLKLLCQNANKVLERNYALKSIWIDDNYFNARSMDVYITKLRKHLKEEPSVEIINVHGKGYKLIV encoded by the coding sequence ATGGAACAAAAAACAAAATTACTACTGGCAGAAGACGATGAGAATTTAGGCTTACTATTAAAAGAATATTTGGTTGCAAAAGGATATGATGCTGAGCTTTATCCTGATGGTGAAGCAGCTTACAAAGGATTTATGAAAGAGCATTTCGACATTTGTGTGTTGGATGTGATGATGCCCAAAAAGGACGGATTTACCCTGGCAAAAGATATACGTATTATAAATGCCGATATCCCTATTATTTTCCTGACAGCAAAGAATATGAAAGATGATGTGTTGGAAGGATTTCAGTTGGGAGCTGACGATTATATTACAAAACCATTTAGCATGGAAGAGCTGATTATGCGTTTGGAGGCTATTTTGCGCCGAACTTCGCAAGAAGGTCAAGCCAATGCACAACAGGTTTTTACCTTGGGTAAATTTACTTTTGACACAAGAAAACAAACGCTTTCTGAAGGTGAAAACACGGTAAAACTTACTACAAAAGAGTCGGATTTGCTAAAACTTCTTTGCCAGAATGCCAACAAAGTTCTTGAACGGAATTATGCATTAAAATCGATTTGGATTGATGATAATTATTTTAATGCACGCAGTATGGATGTATACATTACAAAACTGCGCAAACACCTGAAAGAAGAACCATCGGTAGAAATTATCAATGTACACGGAAAGGGTTATAAACTGATCGTTTGA
- a CDS encoding HAMP domain-containing sensor histidine kinase: protein MSRKMLITLIVLMAVVLSGLILVQGSMIKSASDIREEQFNQLVANALDMVAVQLNLDEQRLAREYASRGIIPGQQNPPSEFSNVFPRNNLSQATMSFQLSYSQGNQYGQMEEKYKADVADSLKANAISQMQRFLEESLDLERRRQQWIRDSKWQNYEILLEDRPIEERIDSARLELFLRNAMAQTEIDLDYKYAIKNSTLGKDRIIFGDSEYNPGKKKEYPQLLFQNDYNGSKPNYLNIYFPDRRRYLVKQTGLTIIPTFILTGLLIAIFAYALIVIMRQKKLSNIKNDFINNMTHELKTPISTISLASQMLQDGSVTNTPSIIEHVSNVINQESKRLSFQVEKVLQMAVFNEGRLKLKFREFDANKMIKTVTGNFELRVNNKNGTLHTEISADNALIKGDEVHITNVIFNLLDNAMKYSKEIPEIWVKTENRKDQILIIIQDNGIGIAKEHQAQIFDRFYRVPTGNVHDVKGFGLGLSYVKKIIDLHNATIKVESALNKGTKFKIYFPQINN, encoded by the coding sequence ATGAGTCGTAAAATGCTAATAACATTAATTGTGTTGATGGCGGTTGTGCTGTCGGGGTTGATATTGGTGCAGGGATCGATGATCAAGTCTGCATCTGATATCAGGGAAGAGCAGTTTAACCAGTTAGTGGCTAATGCATTAGATATGGTTGCGGTGCAGCTAAATTTGGATGAGCAGAGACTGGCGCGCGAATATGCAAGCCGCGGAATAATACCGGGGCAACAGAATCCTCCAAGTGAGTTTAGTAATGTTTTTCCGAGAAATAATCTGTCGCAGGCAACCATGAGTTTTCAACTCAGTTACTCGCAGGGCAACCAATACGGGCAAATGGAAGAAAAGTACAAAGCCGATGTTGCCGACTCGTTAAAAGCCAATGCTATCTCGCAAATGCAACGCTTCTTGGAAGAAAGTCTTGATTTAGAGCGAAGGCGCCAGCAGTGGATACGCGACTCGAAATGGCAGAACTACGAAATCCTTTTGGAAGACAGGCCCATTGAAGAACGAATTGATTCGGCAAGACTCGAGTTGTTTTTAAGAAACGCCATGGCACAAACCGAAATTGATTTGGATTATAAGTATGCCATAAAGAACTCAACCTTAGGAAAAGACCGAATAATTTTTGGCGATTCGGAGTATAATCCAGGAAAAAAGAAAGAATATCCGCAGCTACTTTTTCAGAACGATTACAATGGATCGAAACCTAATTATTTAAATATTTATTTTCCCGATAGGCGCAGATATCTTGTTAAACAAACCGGGTTAACCATTATTCCAACATTTATATTGACCGGGTTGCTGATTGCCATTTTTGCGTATGCGTTAATCGTTATTATGCGCCAGAAGAAGTTGTCGAACATTAAAAACGACTTTATTAATAATATGACACACGAGTTGAAAACTCCGATTTCAACCATTTCTCTTGCCAGTCAAATGTTGCAGGATGGAAGTGTTACCAACACACCATCGATAATTGAGCATGTATCGAATGTAATTAACCAGGAAAGCAAACGTCTCAGTTTTCAGGTAGAGAAAGTATTGCAGATGGCTGTTTTTAACGAGGGGCGTTTAAAATTAAAGTTCAGGGAGTTTGATGCTAATAAAATGATAAAAACAGTAACCGGTAACTTTGAGTTGCGGGTTAACAATAAAAACGGAACACTTCATACCGAAATTTCAGCAGATAATGCACTTATTAAAGGAGATGAGGTGCATATTACAAATGTTATTTTTAACTTGCTAGACAATGCGATGAAGTACAGCAAGGAAATTCCCGAAATCTGGGTAAAAACCGAGAATCGAAAAGATCAGATTCTTATTATCATCCAGGATAATGGCATTGGAATTGCTAAAGAACATCAGGCGCAGATTTTTGATCGCTTTTACAGGGTGCCAACAGGAAATGTTCACGATGTAAAAGGCTTTGGTCTGGGATTAAGTTATGTGAAGAAGATTATCGACCTTCACAACGCTACAATAAAAGTTGAAAGTGCATTGAATAAAGGAACGAAATTTAAAATTTATTTCCCACAAATAAATAATTAA
- a CDS encoding aldo/keto reductase: protein MSNRRTFLKSLAGATAGISLASGSFASNQESNDRLGEVLPKRKLGKTGEQITMLGTGGYHVGWTTERDAQEVVEAALEGGVRFFDTAESYSQGTSEERYGKFLTPKYRDLIFLMTKTTGQNAKTVQEHLEGSLRRLKVDQIDLYQVHAIASPNDVDSRIEAGVLDYLQKAKQEGKIRYIGFTGHQNPYAHTRMLERTKDSDIFDTVQMPVNVLDQTYYSFSENVFPKALERNIGVLAMKSLAAGRFFAEKERFNWSTENPVIPDNLSIKEAMYFVWSLPVATLISGNENATFMREKIALARSFSKLSEAERLALVEKVKDIAATGQVEYYKQKEA, encoded by the coding sequence ATGAGCAACAGAAGAACATTTTTAAAATCGCTGGCCGGAGCTACTGCTGGTATAAGCCTGGCATCAGGATCGTTTGCATCAAACCAAGAATCTAACGACCGGTTAGGCGAAGTATTACCAAAACGCAAATTAGGAAAGACCGGCGAGCAAATAACCATGCTGGGTACGGGTGGCTACCACGTTGGATGGACTACCGAACGTGATGCCCAGGAAGTTGTTGAAGCAGCACTTGAAGGTGGTGTACGTTTCTTCGATACCGCCGAAAGTTATTCGCAAGGTACCAGTGAAGAACGTTACGGAAAATTTCTGACACCAAAGTATCGCGACCTGATTTTCCTGATGACCAAAACAACAGGCCAGAATGCCAAAACAGTACAAGAACACCTGGAAGGATCGTTGCGAAGATTAAAAGTTGACCAGATTGATTTATACCAGGTGCATGCAATTGCTTCGCCCAATGATGTTGACAGTAGAATTGAGGCCGGCGTTTTAGACTATTTACAAAAAGCAAAACAAGAGGGCAAAATCAGGTATATTGGATTTACCGGCCACCAAAACCCATATGCTCACACCCGCATGCTGGAAAGAACAAAAGACTCCGATATTTTTGACACCGTTCAAATGCCTGTAAATGTTCTGGATCAGACGTATTACAGTTTTTCCGAAAACGTTTTTCCAAAAGCACTGGAACGAAACATCGGTGTTTTAGCCATGAAATCGTTGGCTGCAGGTCGTTTCTTTGCCGAAAAAGAACGATTCAACTGGTCAACCGAAAATCCTGTAATTCCCGATAATCTAAGCATTAAAGAAGCCATGTATTTTGTATGGTCGCTGCCCGTTGCTACATTAATTTCGGGAAACGAGAATGCAACATTTATGCGCGAAAAAATTGCGCTTGCGCGTTCATTCTCAAAATTATCAGAAGCCGAAAGGTTGGCACTTGTTGAAAAGGTGAAGGACATAGCCGCCACCGGGCAGGTTGAGTATTACAAACAAAAAGAAGCATAA
- the lepA gene encoding translation elongation factor 4, with product MEKIRNFCIIAHIDHGKSTLADRLLEFTKTVNERQMHAQVLDSMELEQERGITIKSHAIQMDYLHDGEPYRLNLIDTPGHVDFSYEVSRSIAACEGALLIIDATQGIQAQTISNLYLAIEHDLEIIPVLNKMDLPNAMPEVVEDQIIDLIGCDREDIIRASGKTGEGVQEILDHIIFKIPHPKGDPKAPLQALIFDSVFNSFRGIIAYFKIQNGEIRKKDLVKFVATGKQYDADEVGVLKLGLQPRDVLGPGDVGYIISGIKTAKEVKVGDTITHVENPCDKAIEGFEEVKPMVFAGVYPIDADDYEDLRAAMDKLQLNDASLTFEPESSAALGFGFRCGFLGLLHMEIIQERLEREFDMNVITTVPNVSYKAHLTDGTELTVYNPSGMPASTTVEEIDEPYIRANIITASEFIGPVMTLCLDKRGELVSQNYLTAERAELVFNLPLGEIVFDFYDKLKSISKGYASFDYHMSGFKPAKLVRLDILLNGEMVDALSTLIHFDNAYPFGRRMCEKLKELIPRQQFDIAIQAAIGAKIIARETVKAVRKDVTAKCYGGDITRKRKLLEKQKKGKKRMKQVGNVEVPQKAFLAVLKLD from the coding sequence ATGGAGAAAATTAGAAACTTTTGCATCATTGCACACATCGATCACGGAAAAAGTACACTGGCTGACCGATTATTGGAATTTACCAAGACGGTTAACGAACGCCAGATGCACGCACAGGTGCTCGATAGTATGGAGCTGGAACAGGAACGTGGCATTACAATTAAAAGCCATGCCATACAAATGGATTACCTGCACGATGGCGAGCCATACCGATTAAACCTGATTGATACTCCGGGACACGTGGATTTTTCTTACGAGGTTTCGAGATCGATAGCAGCGTGCGAAGGAGCATTGCTTATTATTGATGCTACCCAGGGAATTCAGGCACAAACCATTTCGAACTTGTACCTGGCCATTGAACACGACCTGGAAATTATTCCGGTACTGAATAAAATGGACCTGCCCAATGCCATGCCCGAGGTTGTTGAAGATCAAATCATCGACCTTATTGGTTGCGACCGCGAAGATATTATTCGGGCCAGCGGAAAAACAGGAGAAGGCGTTCAGGAAATACTCGATCATATTATTTTTAAAATACCACACCCAAAAGGCGATCCGAAAGCACCGCTGCAAGCACTTATTTTCGATTCGGTTTTTAACTCGTTTCGAGGAATTATTGCCTATTTCAAAATTCAGAATGGAGAAATACGTAAAAAAGACCTCGTGAAATTTGTGGCCACTGGCAAACAATATGATGCTGACGAAGTTGGCGTGCTAAAACTAGGTTTACAACCGCGTGATGTTTTAGGCCCAGGCGATGTTGGATACATTATTTCGGGTATTAAAACAGCAAAAGAGGTAAAAGTTGGTGATACGATTACGCACGTTGAAAACCCGTGCGACAAAGCCATTGAAGGATTTGAAGAAGTAAAGCCAATGGTGTTTGCCGGAGTTTACCCGATTGACGCCGACGATTACGAAGATTTGCGTGCGGCAATGGACAAACTGCAGCTAAACGATGCTTCCTTAACTTTCGAGCCGGAATCATCAGCAGCGCTTGGGTTTGGATTCCGATGCGGTTTCCTTGGGCTTTTGCACATGGAAATTATTCAGGAACGCCTGGAACGCGAATTTGATATGAACGTGATTACTACCGTACCTAACGTTTCATACAAAGCCCATCTTACCGACGGAACTGAATTGACGGTTTACAACCCTTCGGGAATGCCGGCATCAACAACAGTTGAAGAGATTGACGAGCCATACATCAGGGCAAATATTATTACAGCTTCAGAATTTATCGGGCCGGTAATGACACTGTGTCTCGATAAACGTGGCGAACTAGTAAGTCAGAATTACCTTACGGCCGAACGCGCCGAACTGGTTTTTAATCTTCCATTGGGCGAAATTGTATTTGATTTCTACGACAAACTAAAAAGTATATCCAAAGGTTATGCATCGTTTGATTACCACATGAGTGGTTTTAAACCGGCAAAACTGGTGCGTTTAGATATTTTGCTTAATGGCGAAATGGTTGATGCACTATCTACACTAATTCACTTCGACAATGCTTATCCATTTGGTCGCCGAATGTGCGAAAAACTGAAGGAATTGATTCCGCGTCAACAGTTTGACATTGCCATTCAGGCAGCTATTGGAGCAAAAATTATTGCACGCGAAACAGTTAAAGCTGTACGAAAAGACGTAACTGCAAAATGTTATGGAGGTGATATTACGCGTAAACGTAAATTGCTTGAAAAACAGAAAAAAGGTAAGAAACGAATGAAACAGGTAGGTAATGTTGAAGTGCCTCAAAAAGCTTTCCTTGCTGTATTAAAATTGGATTAA